From Deinococcus sp. HSC-46F16, the proteins below share one genomic window:
- a CDS encoding ATP-binding cassette domain-containing protein, with product MSQNAAVPALSLHNLSKRYGPTLAAGEVSLTVGAGETVALLGPSGCGKSTVLRCVAGLERPDMGRVEIGGRDVTALLPEARHVGLVFQDYALFPHLTVLGNVAYGPRMRGARRAEAERRARDALALVGLDTLAERKPAQLSGGQAQRVALARAVATGAPLLLLDEPLSNLDEQLRARLRADLRALFGQVGAGVLLVTHDQREALALAARVAVMRAGRLVQVGGAQQVFARPATAWVAAFLGHANVLAAPGGVARLIPEEAVRLGEGDPFPVTAHQPTDTGAEVTVAHPLGPLTLHLSPREAADIEEGRLRLNVDEERVLTLPDDREGL from the coding sequence GTGAGCCAGAATGCGGCCGTGCCCGCCCTCTCCCTCCACAATCTCTCCAAACGCTATGGCCCCACCCTGGCCGCCGGGGAAGTCTCTCTGACCGTCGGCGCAGGTGAAACGGTTGCCTTGCTGGGGCCGAGTGGCTGCGGCAAGAGCACGGTGCTGCGCTGCGTGGCGGGGCTGGAACGTCCCGATATGGGCCGGGTGGAGATCGGTGGGCGGGACGTGACGGCCCTGCTCCCGGAGGCGCGGCACGTCGGGCTGGTCTTTCAGGACTACGCCCTCTTTCCGCACCTGACCGTGCTGGGCAACGTCGCCTACGGTCCCCGGATGCGGGGAGCGCGGCGGGCGGAGGCCGAGAGGCGGGCGCGGGACGCCCTGGCGCTCGTAGGCCTGGACACCTTGGCGGAGCGCAAGCCCGCGCAGCTTTCCGGTGGGCAGGCGCAGCGGGTGGCCCTGGCCCGTGCGGTGGCGACCGGGGCTCCCCTGCTGCTTCTCGACGAGCCACTGAGCAATCTGGACGAGCAACTCCGGGCGCGGCTGCGCGCCGACCTGCGGGCGCTGTTCGGCCAGGTCGGCGCGGGCGTTCTGCTCGTCACCCACGACCAGCGGGAGGCGTTGGCGCTGGCCGCCCGGGTCGCCGTCATGCGGGCTGGACGGTTGGTGCAGGTGGGGGGGGCACAGCAGGTCTTCGCCCGGCCCGCGACCGCGTGGGTGGCGGCCTTCCTGGGGCACGCGAATGTGCTGGCCGCTCCGGGCGGTGTGGCGCGGCTGATCCCGGAGGAGGCGGTGCGGCTGGGCGAGGGCGACCCCTTCCCCGTCACCGCGCACCAGCCCACCGACACCGGGGCCGAGGTGACGGTCGCGCACCCCCTCGGCCCCCTCACCCTGCACCTCAGTCCCCGGGAGGCAGCGGACATCGAAGAAGGGCGCCTCAGGCTGAACGTGGACGAGGAGCGTGTCCTGACCCTGCCGGATGACCGGGAGGGCCTG